The Cystobacter ferrugineus genome segment CGGCCCCCTCCCCGAAAGCAACCCCGGTGCGCCGTCCTGGAGGGCTTCTCCCTGCATGCCAACACGCACCTTCACGCCAACGACAGGCAGGGCCTGGAGCGGCTGTGCCGCTACGGGGCGCGCGGTGCGCTGGCGCTGGAGCGTTTGTCACGAGCGGAGGACGGCCGCATCGCCTACCGAATGAAGCGCCCGCTGCCAGACGGCACCACGCACCTGCTCTTCACCGGGCTGGAACTGTTACGGCGTGTGGCGTCCCTGGTGCCTCCGCCTCGGGCGAACCTCACGAGGTTTCATGGCGTCTTCGCTCCGGGCGCCAAGCTCCGTCCATTTCTGCTCCCTCAAGCGGGGACGGAGGCGGGCCCACAGAAGGAGAGCCTCTGCTTGGCCGCGACGGTGGAGGAGCCGAGGAAGCAGAGGACGGCGCGGGTGGATTGGGCCGGGCTGCTGCGCAGGACGTTCGCACTAGACGTGTTCGCCTGTCCGCGGTGCGGAGGCAGGCGAAAGGTGCTGGCGTATGTGACGGCCCCCGCTGGGGTGCGCTCGATATTGGAGCACCTGGGACTTCCCACGCAGGCTCTGAAGCGGGCCCCGGCCCGGGGACCACCCCAGCGGGCGTGGTGCTGAACCTGGCGCAGCCGCTGTCAACACGCCCCAACTCCCCTGCCTCTCTCCTCAAGCGAGGGCGGCCAGGGCAGGGGTGTGCCCCAAGGGGTTGCACCGCCCCGTGTACTGGCGCGGCGCGCGGCCTTGCTAGCCCCGGCAGCGGCCCTTCTCGGCCTCTCCGCTCCAGCCCTCACCCTCAACATGGCTTCTATCCCGCCTATACGCCCGCCTCAAGGGCCGCAAGGCGCTCATCACGGGCGGCGACTCGGGCATCGGGCGCGCGGCCGCCATCGCCTATGCGCGCGAGGGGGCGGACGTCGCCATCAACTACCTGCCCGCGGAGGAGCCGGACGCCAAGGAGGTCGTCGCGCTCATCCGCGCCGAGGGCCGGAAGGCCGTCGCCATCCCGGGGGACATCCGGGCGGAGGCGTTCTGCAAGAAGCTGGTGTCCACGGCGGTGGAGCAGCTCGGCGGCCTGGACATCCTGGTCAACAACGCGGCCCGGCAGCAGGCGCACAAGTCCATCCTCGAGCTGAGCACCGAGGACTTCGACTGGACCTTGAAGACGAACCTCTACGCGATGTTCTGGATCACCAAGGCGGCGGTGCCGCACCTGCAAGCGGGCGCGGCCATCATCAACACCGCCTCGGTGCAGGCGTATGACCCGTCGCCCCAGCTGCTCGACTACGCGCAGACCAAGGCCGCCATCGTGTCCTTC includes the following:
- a CDS encoding SDR family oxidoreductase, whose protein sequence is MAYAREGADVAINYLPAEEPDAKEVVALIRAEGRKAVAIPGDIRAEAFCKKLVSTAVEQLGGLDILVNNAARQQAHKSILELSTEDFDWTLKTNLYAMFWITKAAVPHLQAGAAIINTASVQAYDPSPQLLDYAQTKAAIVSFTKSLAKQMAEKKIRVNAVAPGPFWTPLQVCGGQFPDKLPEFGATTPMGRPGQPAELASVYVLLASYEASYATGQVYGMSGGSGNP